A single window of Streptomyces cathayae DNA harbors:
- a CDS encoding MmpS family transport accessory protein: MVEEVDRQLDEEYEVTYEVTGEKVDSIDFNAGGGDAADPKLETVDNPTLPWKKTVRLRGIEAPVVIPVTVDADGSGDLSCKILHKGRTLAEESDAGTVSVTGCVAVSPIVG; encoded by the coding sequence CTGGTCGAGGAAGTCGACAGGCAGCTCGACGAAGAGTACGAGGTCACCTATGAGGTGACCGGCGAGAAGGTCGACTCCATCGACTTCAACGCAGGCGGCGGGGACGCGGCCGACCCGAAGCTCGAGACGGTGGACAACCCCACGCTGCCGTGGAAGAAGACGGTGAGGCTGCGTGGCATCGAGGCACCCGTCGTCATACCGGTGACCGTGGACGCCGACGGCTCGGGCGACCTCTCCTGCAAGATCCTCCACAAGGGCAGGACCCTGGCCGAGGAGTCCGACGCGGGCACGGTCTCCGTGACCGGCTGCGTCGCCGTCTCACCGATCGTCGGCTGA
- a CDS encoding helix-turn-helix domain-containing protein yields MAGSPTARRRRLSIELKKLREKSTLTCAQVGQALDWSGSKVNRMETGSGRVQPSDIDALCRFYATSDELREFLKSLAREAKTRGWWQVHGAGVPEWFNIYIGLEQDASTLRQYQCELLPGLMQTAAYARELHTTGAHLSPEDIDRAVRVRLERQEMLTRPDAPEAWFVVNEGAVRNVIGDRALMREQLERALDSAALPNVTLQVLPFDAGTYPATGSFTMLGFPAPEDPDLVYRDGITDAVYLEGEHHVREYTKAFDGLRAAALSPQRSAQLIKSVVKEYAK; encoded by the coding sequence ATGGCCGGTTCACCGACGGCACGCCGTCGGCGTCTGTCGATCGAGCTGAAGAAGCTCCGGGAGAAGAGCACGCTGACCTGTGCTCAGGTCGGGCAGGCGCTGGACTGGAGCGGCTCCAAGGTCAACCGTATGGAGACGGGCAGCGGCAGGGTCCAACCGTCCGACATCGACGCGCTGTGCCGGTTCTACGCGACGAGTGACGAACTGCGAGAGTTCCTCAAGTCGCTGGCCCGCGAGGCGAAGACCCGCGGCTGGTGGCAGGTGCACGGTGCCGGTGTGCCCGAGTGGTTCAACATCTACATCGGCCTGGAGCAGGACGCCTCCACGCTTCGCCAGTACCAGTGCGAGTTGCTGCCCGGCCTGATGCAGACCGCCGCGTACGCCCGTGAGTTGCACACCACGGGCGCGCACCTCTCGCCGGAGGACATCGACCGGGCCGTTCGGGTACGGCTGGAGCGCCAGGAGATGCTGACCCGCCCCGACGCCCCCGAAGCCTGGTTCGTCGTGAACGAGGGTGCGGTGCGCAACGTCATCGGCGACCGCGCCTTGATGCGGGAGCAGCTCGAACGAGCCCTTGACTCAGCCGCGTTGCCGAACGTGACCCTGCAGGTGCTCCCCTTCGACGCGGGCACGTACCCGGCCACCGGCTCCTTCACCATGCTCGGTTTCCCCGCTCCGGAGGATCCGGACCTGGTGTATCGGGACGGCATCACGGACGCTGTCTACCTGGAGGGCGAGCATCACGTCCGCGAGTACACCAAGGCCTTCGACGGGCTGCGCGCCGCGGCCCTGAGCCCTCAGCGCTCCGCCCAACTCATCAAGTCAGTGGTGAAGGAGTACGCGAAGTGA
- a CDS encoding helix-turn-helix transcriptional regulator: MAILGGLEPGGARTSAEYVGLLRRLKEHSGLTYRQLEEQAAERGDVLARSTLADVLRRDALPRAELVAALVRACGPGEDVAEWLAARERLAEDERLAAAERPEASGAGHAPESDRALDADRVPGTGRAPESEAAEGETAKGEAAGGGRTRTAPLVALASLGTVVLLVIAAVVLLPDDERTGDSKGAGPEVPMSPAATPVAAGPTPGWSRVRPVGAPTLCLTDGEARVDGDTKTVAVQRPCTEAVPPRTYLQRESDGLYLIKWDHPDHGPGCLTVLDGGPFHGMLEPWPWKACRGGSTAQRFRIEPAPGGGTDHWRFRPAQDAEPLCVGIRESAEDPDGSQGSDKAGAVAVAQRCTVQDANGQVFIIEPE, translated from the coding sequence ATGGCGATCTTAGGCGGCTTGGAGCCCGGCGGGGCGCGGACTTCGGCCGAGTACGTCGGACTGCTGCGGCGGCTCAAGGAGCACAGCGGGCTGACCTACCGGCAGTTGGAGGAGCAGGCCGCCGAACGCGGCGACGTGCTCGCCCGCAGCACCCTCGCGGACGTCCTGCGCAGGGACGCACTGCCGCGGGCCGAGCTCGTCGCGGCGCTGGTACGGGCCTGCGGCCCCGGGGAGGACGTGGCCGAGTGGCTCGCCGCCCGGGAACGGCTCGCGGAGGACGAGCGCCTCGCGGCCGCGGAGAGGCCGGAAGCCTCCGGGGCCGGCCATGCGCCGGAGTCCGATCGCGCCCTGGACGCCGACCGCGTTCCGGGGACGGGCCGCGCCCCGGAGAGCGAGGCCGCCGAGGGCGAGACCGCCAAAGGAGAGGCCGCCGGTGGCGGTCGTACGCGTACCGCCCCGCTCGTCGCGCTGGCCTCGCTCGGGACGGTCGTCCTGCTCGTCATCGCCGCGGTGGTCCTGCTGCCGGACGACGAACGGACGGGAGACTCCAAGGGCGCCGGCCCGGAAGTCCCCATGAGCCCGGCGGCCACCCCCGTGGCGGCCGGGCCGACTCCAGGGTGGTCGCGGGTACGGCCGGTCGGGGCACCGACGTTGTGCCTGACCGACGGGGAGGCCCGGGTGGACGGCGACACCAAGACGGTCGCGGTGCAGCGGCCCTGCACGGAGGCGGTGCCACCACGCACGTACCTCCAACGGGAGTCCGACGGCCTGTACCTCATCAAGTGGGACCACCCGGACCACGGCCCCGGCTGCCTCACCGTCCTCGACGGGGGGCCGTTCCACGGGATGCTCGAACCCTGGCCCTGGAAGGCCTGCCGGGGCGGCAGCACCGCCCAACGGTTCCGCATCGAGCCCGCCCCCGGCGGCGGCACGGACCACTGGCGGTTCAGGCCGGCCCAGGACGCGGAACCCCTGTGCGTCGGCATCCGCGAGAGCGCCGAGGACCCCGACGGCTCCCAGGGTTCCGACAAGGCGGGCGCGGTGGCCGTGGCCCAGCGGTGCACCGTGCAGGACGCCAACGGCCAGGTGTTCATCATCGAGCCGGAGTGA
- a CDS encoding DUF1998 domain-containing protein yields the protein MTPPPARRRRTGANGTAPAHNLPRRGTVRRAQAITTYGVGSLIAVDHESFIVSGLDEAEQGWSLDESPRIHERRLARLLGVDCFRLPPASDDKSKDGLRVRRFPWTHSCPECNDLQGHRDFTPPAGRSVCGTCEVDLVPSRFVVACEAGHLGEFPYRQWVHRSKERGVTTTAQCGGKLKLRTSGRTSSLRSILVSCTCGQAAEVSMEGSFRRNALKDLGLTCRGSRPWLGTSAPAEECGRPLRTLQRGSSSVWQPVLKSALSIPPWSDGRADPLAEHWDTLRELDNRAAIEGALKIIFKGGSPIPLDEVMALLDAEREEDPDDNTAPTFDHRYRALRNKEYERLRSGNDESEHSRDEQFVCETPSGDQRVLEPLGITGPMLVKKLREVRALKAFTRLTDAESTTDSKEMPLSERPLRWLPAMEVRGEGVFLRLDEDRLAIWEKAPAVAARAEWMRTAHQRVLEQRADDPSRAAPSPATPRMVLLHTLAHVLVNEWSLESGYPAAALRERLYAADDMAGVLVYTATSDSAGSLGGLVAQGEPELLDRTVRSAVLRAEWCSSDPLCMETGMSGAGGTNLAACHACVMLPETSCEHNNILLDRALLVGTPEDPSVGFFRQVLTA from the coding sequence ATGACCCCGCCCCCCGCCCGCCGTCGTCGGACCGGTGCGAACGGCACCGCCCCCGCCCACAACCTTCCGCGGCGCGGTACGGTCCGCCGTGCCCAGGCGATCACCACGTACGGCGTCGGGTCGCTCATCGCGGTCGACCACGAGTCCTTCATCGTCTCGGGGCTCGACGAGGCCGAACAGGGCTGGAGCCTCGACGAGTCCCCACGGATCCACGAACGACGCCTGGCCCGACTGCTCGGCGTCGACTGCTTCCGGCTGCCGCCCGCTTCCGACGACAAGAGCAAGGACGGCCTCCGGGTCCGGCGATTCCCCTGGACGCACTCCTGCCCCGAGTGCAACGACCTGCAAGGACACCGCGACTTCACCCCACCCGCCGGTCGTAGCGTTTGCGGCACGTGCGAGGTCGATCTGGTCCCCTCCCGCTTCGTCGTCGCCTGCGAGGCCGGACACCTCGGCGAGTTCCCGTACCGGCAGTGGGTGCACCGCTCCAAGGAACGTGGTGTCACGACGACGGCACAGTGCGGGGGAAAGCTGAAGCTACGCACGTCCGGGCGTACTTCCTCGCTCCGCTCCATCCTCGTCTCCTGTACCTGTGGGCAGGCCGCCGAGGTCTCCATGGAGGGCTCCTTCCGCAGGAACGCGCTCAAGGACCTGGGCCTCACGTGCCGAGGCTCCCGCCCGTGGCTCGGCACATCCGCGCCGGCTGAGGAGTGTGGACGCCCCCTGCGGACGTTGCAGCGCGGTTCTTCCTCGGTGTGGCAGCCGGTGCTGAAGTCGGCGCTCTCCATCCCGCCGTGGAGCGACGGCCGGGCGGATCCGCTCGCCGAACATTGGGACACGCTGCGTGAACTCGACAACCGTGCGGCGATCGAGGGTGCCCTGAAGATCATTTTCAAGGGCGGGAGCCCGATCCCGCTGGACGAAGTGATGGCGCTTCTCGACGCGGAGCGCGAGGAGGACCCCGACGACAACACGGCCCCGACCTTCGACCACCGCTACCGCGCCCTGCGCAACAAGGAGTACGAGCGTCTCCGCTCGGGCAACGACGAGAGCGAGCACTCCCGGGACGAACAGTTCGTCTGCGAGACCCCGTCGGGCGATCAGAGGGTGCTCGAACCGCTCGGCATCACCGGCCCCATGCTGGTCAAGAAGCTTCGCGAGGTGCGCGCCCTGAAGGCGTTCACCCGGCTGACCGACGCCGAGTCGACGACCGACTCCAAGGAGATGCCCCTGTCCGAACGCCCCCTGCGCTGGCTACCGGCCATGGAGGTGCGGGGCGAGGGGGTTTTCCTCCGCCTGGACGAGGACCGACTGGCCATCTGGGAGAAAGCCCCGGCGGTGGCAGCGCGGGCCGAGTGGATGCGTACCGCTCACCAGCGGGTGTTGGAGCAGCGAGCCGACGACCCGAGCCGGGCCGCTCCCTCCCCCGCCACCCCACGCATGGTGCTGCTGCACACGCTGGCCCACGTCCTTGTCAACGAGTGGAGTCTGGAGTCCGGATATCCGGCAGCGGCCCTGCGTGAACGCCTTTACGCCGCCGACGACATGGCCGGCGTGCTCGTCTACACGGCGACGAGCGACTCGGCGGGCAGTCTGGGCGGTCTGGTCGCCCAGGGCGAACCGGAGCTTCTCGACCGTACGGTCCGTTCGGCCGTCCTCCGCGCCGAGTGGTGCTCCTCCGACCCGCTCTGCATGGAGACCGGGATGTCCGGCGCCGGCGGCACCAACCTGGCGGCCTGCCACGCCTGCGTGATGCTCCCGGAGACGAGCTGCGAGCACAACAACATCCTGCTCGATCGTGCTCTGCTGGTGGGCACTCCTGAGGACCCCTCGGTGGGATTCTTCCGGCAGGTCCTGACGGCCTGA
- a CDS encoding helicase-related protein, which translates to MTHVAGRHSEHYRVRDEELLVGLRRELLGPAQDAEQEDRDELLTQDAPIDRYLTGVLYPRATKERKQEEAAEQDGPDDIPLTTRGDGEDSGASPEVGASGDRRPSTMGLTFAVKPAISDTIVVSARAAVYEPTDADGKRIPARRAEARTTADQREQWRRRELSFPDLRFVVTEAAPKGPIRLTDEASLHVNIRRVDPTTGTVTITVTLINTQKIGEWDLQDAFSLFQCGLTIRAADGSTAFVERPAPAGAHDPEIATSRLLHRHAPTFAVGHGCAAEWDWNPSPVGVTDTAPEIAVAEVRSQFVPTVEVLLTDSNPEIDSSALSMLGLAERSDAEILTALETLADGYGLWIARKAAETEELAGGPHEKAALEQVRACLEALDRIRQGIELLRTKPDLMKAFRLANHAMADQRARSAWVKGGRVGFPDPAAGRWRPFQIAFVLLCLAGIEDPQHVDRGTADLLWFPTGGGKTEAYLGLIALASFLRRIRKGRAGGGVTVLMRYTLRLLTLQQFERAAILLCAMEHMRRRTPELGHEEFSVGMWVGRSATPNTLAEAGLKLTELRANLDKRLATENPVQLHACPWCGTRLDARDYEADEVAKRMYVRCPGAGCDFADGLPVHLIDEAVYDARPTLVIATVDKFASMPWRPATAALFNRDDPDGDTPPPELIVQDELHLISGPLGTLTGLYETAVDALAGRPKVIASTATIRRAADQGRNLFAREVRQFPPAGLDARDSWFAVETPREEKASRRYVGLLAPGTSQATLLIRTYATLLHRALHAETEDEVRDAYWSLVGYFNSLRLLSAAELQVHDDVVAYLEMLAEREGVKVRSIANYSELTSRIDASEIPTRLKGIEKRLPDEDTVDVLLATNMIAVGVDVDRLGLMAVMGQPQTTAEYIQATSRVGRAHPGLVAVMLNSSRSRDRSHYESFQHFHSALYREVESTSVTPFSARARDRGLHAVIVALARIMVPAARPNNGAGKVASYEHVLRCRIKSVLLERVGEVTPEETEAVSRGFDEFVDWWCDEADNHSGLLFEPQRGSRAPSLLKAYADESTDVEAWSTLWSLRDVDAESALFLEGSR; encoded by the coding sequence ATGACACACGTGGCAGGCCGCCACTCCGAGCACTACCGGGTCCGGGACGAGGAACTCCTGGTGGGCCTCCGCCGTGAACTCCTCGGTCCCGCGCAGGACGCCGAGCAGGAGGACCGGGACGAGCTCCTCACCCAGGACGCGCCGATCGACCGCTATCTGACCGGCGTGCTGTACCCGCGTGCCACGAAGGAACGAAAGCAGGAGGAGGCCGCCGAGCAGGACGGCCCGGACGACATACCCCTCACCACCCGTGGCGACGGCGAGGACTCCGGCGCCTCGCCGGAGGTCGGCGCCTCGGGGGACCGGCGACCCTCCACCATGGGGCTGACCTTCGCGGTCAAGCCGGCCATAAGCGACACGATCGTGGTCTCGGCGCGCGCGGCCGTCTACGAGCCCACCGACGCCGACGGCAAGCGGATCCCGGCCCGTCGCGCCGAGGCCCGCACCACTGCCGACCAGCGGGAACAGTGGCGGCGCAGGGAGCTCTCGTTCCCCGACCTGCGCTTCGTCGTGACCGAGGCAGCCCCGAAGGGGCCGATCAGGCTCACTGACGAAGCCTCCCTGCATGTCAACATCCGCCGCGTCGATCCGACCACCGGTACGGTCACGATCACGGTCACGCTGATCAACACGCAGAAGATCGGCGAATGGGACCTCCAGGACGCGTTCTCCCTGTTCCAGTGCGGTCTGACGATTCGGGCCGCCGACGGTTCCACCGCGTTCGTCGAACGCCCGGCCCCGGCCGGCGCCCACGACCCGGAGATCGCCACGAGTCGGTTGTTGCACCGCCACGCCCCGACCTTCGCCGTCGGGCACGGCTGCGCCGCCGAATGGGACTGGAACCCGTCGCCGGTCGGCGTGACCGACACCGCCCCGGAGATCGCCGTCGCCGAGGTGCGCAGCCAGTTCGTGCCGACGGTGGAGGTGCTGCTCACCGACTCCAATCCCGAGATCGACAGCTCGGCGCTGTCCATGCTGGGGCTGGCGGAGAGGTCCGACGCCGAGATCCTCACCGCGTTGGAAACACTCGCCGACGGGTACGGCCTCTGGATCGCCCGCAAAGCGGCCGAGACCGAGGAACTGGCCGGCGGGCCTCACGAGAAGGCCGCGCTGGAGCAGGTGAGGGCCTGCCTCGAGGCACTCGACCGGATCCGCCAGGGCATCGAACTGTTGCGGACCAAGCCCGATCTGATGAAGGCGTTCCGGCTCGCCAACCATGCCATGGCCGACCAACGCGCCCGCAGCGCCTGGGTGAAGGGCGGCCGCGTCGGCTTCCCCGACCCGGCCGCCGGTCGCTGGCGTCCCTTCCAGATCGCGTTCGTGCTCCTGTGCCTGGCCGGGATCGAGGACCCTCAGCACGTTGATCGAGGGACCGCCGATCTGCTGTGGTTCCCCACCGGCGGTGGCAAGACGGAGGCCTACCTCGGGCTGATCGCCCTCGCGTCGTTCCTGCGCCGTATCCGCAAGGGCCGGGCCGGTGGCGGTGTCACCGTCCTCATGCGTTACACGCTGCGGCTGCTCACCCTCCAGCAGTTCGAACGTGCGGCGATCCTGCTGTGCGCCATGGAGCACATGCGGCGTCGTACACCCGAGCTGGGGCACGAGGAGTTCTCCGTCGGCATGTGGGTGGGACGCTCGGCCACCCCCAACACGTTGGCAGAAGCGGGTCTGAAGCTCACCGAGCTTCGTGCGAACCTCGACAAGCGCCTCGCCACCGAGAACCCGGTCCAACTACACGCCTGCCCCTGGTGCGGAACCCGTCTCGACGCGCGGGACTACGAAGCCGACGAGGTCGCGAAGCGGATGTATGTCCGATGCCCGGGCGCGGGCTGCGACTTCGCCGACGGTCTTCCCGTCCACCTGATCGACGAGGCGGTGTACGACGCGCGGCCGACGCTGGTGATCGCCACCGTCGACAAGTTCGCGTCGATGCCGTGGCGGCCGGCGACCGCGGCGCTCTTCAACCGTGACGACCCGGACGGCGACACTCCTCCCCCGGAGCTGATCGTCCAGGACGAACTCCACTTGATCTCCGGCCCGTTGGGAACCCTCACCGGTCTCTACGAGACAGCTGTGGACGCACTCGCCGGCCGGCCGAAGGTGATCGCCTCCACGGCGACCATCCGTCGCGCCGCCGACCAGGGACGCAACCTGTTCGCCCGCGAGGTGCGGCAGTTCCCGCCCGCCGGACTCGACGCCCGCGACTCGTGGTTCGCCGTGGAGACTCCGCGCGAGGAGAAGGCGAGCCGCCGCTACGTCGGCCTGCTGGCCCCCGGCACCAGCCAGGCCACGCTGCTGATCCGCACCTACGCCACCCTGCTGCACCGGGCCCTGCACGCGGAGACCGAGGACGAGGTACGAGACGCGTACTGGAGCCTCGTCGGCTACTTCAACAGCCTCCGGCTGCTGTCGGCGGCCGAACTCCAGGTCCACGACGACGTGGTGGCCTACCTGGAGATGCTCGCCGAGCGCGAGGGAGTGAAGGTCCGCTCGATCGCCAACTACTCGGAGCTGACGAGCCGTATCGACGCCAGCGAGATCCCCACCCGTCTCAAGGGCATCGAGAAGCGACTGCCCGACGAGGACACCGTGGACGTCCTTCTGGCCACCAACATGATCGCGGTCGGCGTGGACGTGGACCGCCTCGGACTCATGGCCGTGATGGGTCAGCCGCAGACGACCGCCGAGTACATCCAGGCGACCAGCCGCGTCGGCCGCGCGCACCCGGGACTGGTCGCCGTCATGCTCAACTCGTCCCGGTCCCGTGACCGTTCCCACTACGAGAGCTTCCAGCATTTCCACTCGGCTCTGTACCGCGAGGTCGAGTCCACCTCCGTCACCCCGTTCTCCGCCCGCGCCCGCGACCGGGGCCTGCATGCGGTGATCGTCGCCCTCGCCCGCATCATGGTCCCGGCTGCCCGTCCCAACAATGGCGCCGGCAAGGTCGCTTCCTACGAGCACGTGCTCCGCTGCCGCATCAAGTCCGTGCTCCTGGAGCGCGTCGGCGAGGTCACGCCGGAGGAGACCGAAGCCGTGTCCCGGGGCTTCGACGAGTTCGTCGACTGGTGGTGCGACGAGGCCGACAACCACAGCGGCCTGCTGTTCGAGCCGCAGAGGGGCAGTCGTGCCCCCTCGCTCCTGAAGGCGTACGCCGACGAGTCCACGGACGTCGAGGCCTGGTCCACGCTGTGGAGCCTGCGCGACGTCGACGCCGAGTCCGCCCTGTTCCTGGAGGGATCCCGATGA
- a CDS encoding UvrD-helicase domain-containing protein, producing the protein MTDVYLDSPTLTDEQLAVVEQPWDARVLVTAGAGAGKTHTLVRRLDALCGQEDPEQTLEAAEILVLTFSRAAARELRERISRHGERAHRVRARTFDAWAYEVLLHAHPDGEWGTVGFDERIAATTRAIEKGALETGDAIPPAHVVIDEVQDLLGVRRELVETLLDRYQDSCGFTVVGDAAQSVYGFQIADLGERADETGRFFDWLRCSYPEDLVELRLTRNFRATTTEARVALTHGPRLQQLKDPDEAETLYDELRDLLLDPANNLGDLDDEFTLNGLRDPSDTCAVLTRDNQQALVVSSLLHTHGVDHRLRRPLEERPVPYWVAELLRRTEATGLTEDRFRALLSEIPLPYEPNIDALWTVLRRVARGAGRSVLDLDRLRRAVADGRFPDEAADPETARVVVSTVHRAKGLEFDRVIILTPPTVAGLRKRFERELDLPAEARALYVAMTRARQDLYHVTPPELPQFRRAGRRRDGRLYLGGWRPYDRYGIVAQAGDVCRDNPPGHEADAVAGQMYLLEQVRPGHEVLLRRLHDLPMGETQSPPYALLHDGREIGEVSQWFREALFQVQKVNRTWDPWWPEEVHGLRVDTLETVTGSTAAGANAGLGDRGVWIAPRITGIGRYRRADDNKEQHA; encoded by the coding sequence GTGACCGACGTCTACCTCGACAGCCCCACGCTCACCGACGAGCAACTGGCCGTGGTCGAGCAGCCCTGGGACGCACGCGTCCTGGTCACCGCGGGCGCCGGAGCGGGAAAGACCCACACCCTGGTGCGGCGGCTCGACGCGCTGTGCGGTCAGGAGGACCCCGAGCAGACACTGGAGGCCGCAGAGATCCTCGTGCTCACCTTCTCCCGGGCCGCCGCCCGGGAGCTGCGCGAACGGATCTCCCGGCACGGGGAACGAGCACACCGGGTGCGCGCACGTACCTTCGACGCCTGGGCCTACGAGGTGCTCCTCCATGCGCATCCGGACGGCGAGTGGGGGACTGTCGGCTTCGACGAGAGGATCGCCGCCACGACCCGCGCGATCGAGAAGGGGGCGCTGGAGACCGGCGACGCGATCCCGCCGGCCCATGTCGTGATCGACGAGGTGCAGGATCTGCTGGGCGTGCGCCGGGAGCTGGTGGAGACACTTCTCGACCGGTACCAGGACAGTTGCGGCTTCACCGTCGTCGGCGACGCCGCCCAGTCCGTCTACGGCTTCCAGATCGCGGACCTGGGTGAACGCGCCGACGAGACCGGCCGGTTCTTCGACTGGCTGCGCTGCTCCTACCCCGAGGACCTGGTGGAACTGCGGCTCACCCGGAACTTCCGGGCCACCACCACCGAGGCCCGTGTCGCGCTGACGCACGGCCCTCGCCTCCAGCAACTCAAGGACCCCGACGAAGCGGAAACGCTCTACGACGAACTGCGCGACCTTCTTCTGGACCCGGCGAACAACCTGGGCGACCTCGACGACGAGTTCACCCTGAACGGCCTGCGGGACCCCTCCGACACGTGTGCCGTCCTCACGCGTGACAACCAGCAGGCCCTCGTGGTCTCCTCCCTGCTGCACACCCACGGAGTCGACCACCGGCTGCGGCGCCCGCTCGAAGAGCGTCCGGTGCCGTACTGGGTGGCCGAGCTGCTGCGCCGCACGGAGGCGACCGGCCTCACCGAGGACCGGTTCCGTGCGCTCCTGTCGGAGATCCCGCTCCCGTACGAGCCGAACATCGACGCCCTGTGGACGGTGTTGCGCCGGGTCGCACGCGGAGCAGGCCGCAGTGTGCTCGATCTGGACCGGCTGCGCCGCGCGGTCGCCGACGGCAGGTTTCCCGACGAGGCGGCGGACCCGGAGACCGCCCGGGTCGTCGTCTCGACCGTGCACCGGGCCAAGGGTCTGGAGTTCGACCGTGTGATCATCCTGACCCCGCCGACCGTCGCCGGACTGCGCAAGCGCTTCGAGCGGGAACTGGACCTCCCCGCCGAGGCCCGTGCTCTGTACGTGGCGATGACGCGTGCCCGCCAGGACCTGTACCACGTGACCCCGCCTGAATTGCCCCAGTTCAGGCGGGCGGGGCGCCGCCGCGACGGCCGCCTCTACCTCGGGGGGTGGCGTCCTTACGACCGCTACGGGATCGTCGCCCAGGCCGGCGACGTGTGTCGCGACAACCCGCCCGGCCACGAGGCGGACGCGGTCGCCGGCCAGATGTACCTACTGGAACAGGTCCGTCCCGGACATGAGGTACTGCTGCGCAGACTCCACGATCTGCCGATGGGCGAGACCCAGAGCCCTCCGTACGCCCTGCTGCACGACGGGCGGGAGATCGGTGAGGTGTCCCAGTGGTTCCGCGAGGCGCTGTTCCAGGTGCAGAAGGTCAACCGGACCTGGGACCCCTGGTGGCCCGAAGAGGTCCACGGGCTGCGGGTCGACACGTTGGAGACCGTGACGGGCAGCACCGCGGCCGGCGCCAATGCCGGCCTCGGTGACCGGGGCGTGTGGATCGCTCCCCGGATCACCGGTATAGGTCGATATCGCCGAGCCGACGACAACAAGGAGCAGCACGCATGA
- a CDS encoding DUF397 domain-containing protein, with protein sequence MSTADRTGPASAWFRSSYSNGAGGECVECAYSAHGTLIRDSKRAEGPVVRVRAGAWSVFVGSLSRNPPG encoded by the coding sequence GTGAGCACCGCGGATCGGACGGGACCCGCTTCGGCATGGTTCAGGTCGTCCTACAGCAACGGCGCGGGCGGGGAGTGCGTGGAATGCGCGTACTCCGCCCACGGCACGCTCATACGTGACTCGAAGCGGGCGGAGGGACCGGTGGTGCGTGTGCGGGCCGGTGCGTGGAGTGTGTTCGTGGGGTCCCTGAGCCGCAATCCTCCCGGGTAG
- a CDS encoding ATP-binding protein — MGESLVIQETRTTRKQWDVEFTSHPEEVATLRRVVALRLAAWSLPELVDTARLCVSELVSNVLTHVGIGTPGLLALSVNGANLRIEVHDPDTRALPAVVLADAHAEGGRGMTLVDALADRWGVQLHEDHKVTWCELATGAAPPGDSTGHPSVTRAEALLDLYATLRPPRCSYEPGPGKVGRRVAEESAIDVITDFLHWLQARGRDVDEVLDHAQSRIEAAPSANGR; from the coding sequence ATGGGAGAGAGCCTCGTGATCCAGGAAACCCGTACGACGCGAAAACAGTGGGACGTGGAGTTCACCTCCCACCCCGAGGAGGTGGCCACGCTGCGCCGCGTCGTGGCACTCCGCCTGGCGGCCTGGAGCCTGCCCGAACTCGTCGACACGGCCCGTCTCTGTGTCAGCGAACTCGTGTCCAACGTCCTCACGCACGTCGGCATCGGTACACCGGGCCTGCTCGCGCTCTCCGTGAACGGTGCGAACCTACGCATCGAGGTTCACGACCCGGACACCCGGGCCCTGCCCGCCGTCGTCCTCGCGGACGCCCACGCCGAAGGTGGTCGCGGCATGACGCTGGTCGATGCCCTCGCGGACCGCTGGGGCGTTCAGCTCCACGAGGACCACAAGGTGACGTGGTGCGAGTTGGCCACGGGGGCTGCGCCACCCGGCGACTCCACGGGCCATCCGTCGGTGACCCGCGCCGAGGCGCTGTTGGACCTGTACGCGACCTTGCGGCCTCCGAGGTGCTCCTATGAACCCGGGCCCGGGAAAGTGGGCCGGAGGGTGGCGGAGGAGTCCGCGATCGACGTCATCACGGACTTCCTCCATTGGCTCCAGGCCCGCGGTCGTGACGTGGACGAGGTGCTCGACCACGCGCAGAGCCGCATCGAGGCCGCTCCGTCGGCGAACGGACGGTGA
- a CDS encoding SigE family RNA polymerase sigma factor: MQVEQEAEFQEFVTARWSHLVRTAYLLTGDVHHAEDLTQTALAKVYRSWRRVSRSDRPEAYVRRILVNCNSDRFRKRRVTETLTAVPPEVAGRDEAASWAAERSALLAALAGLPPKQRAVIVMRYWEDLSEAEVAEVLGCSPGTVKSQASKALAKLRTHPGLAQVVDGPVRSRMPSGQGGRK; this comes from the coding sequence ATGCAGGTCGAACAAGAGGCCGAGTTCCAGGAGTTCGTCACAGCGCGGTGGTCCCATCTCGTACGGACCGCGTATCTGCTCACGGGCGACGTGCACCACGCCGAAGACCTGACTCAGACGGCGCTGGCCAAGGTGTACCGCTCATGGCGGCGCGTCTCGCGCAGCGACAGGCCGGAGGCGTACGTCCGGCGGATACTGGTCAACTGCAACAGCGACCGGTTCCGCAAGCGGCGGGTCACGGAGACGCTGACCGCGGTGCCGCCGGAGGTGGCCGGGCGCGACGAGGCCGCCTCGTGGGCCGCCGAGCGCAGCGCCCTGCTCGCGGCGCTGGCCGGACTGCCGCCGAAGCAGCGGGCGGTGATCGTCATGCGCTACTGGGAGGACCTGTCCGAGGCCGAGGTCGCCGAGGTGCTCGGCTGCTCGCCCGGCACGGTCAAGAGCCAGGCGTCCAAGGCGCTGGCGAAGTTGCGTACGCATCCGGGGCTCGCGCAGGTCGTGGACGGACCTGTCCGCAGCCGAATGCCGTCCGGGCAGGGAGGCAGGAAGTGA